The genomic DNA TGCTTTATATCAGCCCCCGAAGACACACATCAATATTGTACTTGCAGCTGGAGAAAGGgttcaaattaaacatttaataggaacacctgggGCGGCACCGAGGTATCAAGCAATATAGATGACGAGTGAGTGAGGAACACCTGGTAGTTAATAGGTACCTCAAACATAATGAGAAAAATATGTTATTTCAGTGACTTGAGTGTCTAGCTGTGTTTATATGAGCGAGCGTTTTTGCTTGTTCTGAATAAACTGATGGATTGCTCTTATTTTATGGTCGCAGGTGAGTCTGGTTTGGGCAAGTCCACTCTTATCAACAGCCTCTTTCTTACAGACCTGTACAAGGAACGGTGTCTTTACGATGCTCAAGGTGGGCTTGATCAAAATGCTAATTTAATTTATCTGCATTTTTGCTGCAGTTTCGCCTACAGACTGATCAGAAAGACATTTTGTGTGTGCAcagaaagaataaataagacCGTACGAATTACCAAGAAGAGTGTAGAAATCGTTGAAAATGGGGTCAAGCTATGGCTCAACATTGTGGACACTCCAGGTTTCGGAGATGCTCTCGACAACACTAACAGGTAGCAGCTACATCATGTACAAGTGTATGAAGTATGTGAGTGATGATTGCACTTTATTAATGTGATGATTATTAATCCACTTACAAAATAAATGAGCTTTTGAAAAGATAAATTTTGTCAACAAAGCTTATTTGGACGGCTTAaagatattaatattaattgaaCTTTTAATTTTATCGTTCTTTTACGGGTACAAAATATAGAGGATAGAAACATAAAGgagataaatgttttgtgcttgtgCCCTTAGCTGGAAACCTGTGGTAGATTATATTGACCAGCAGTTTGAGCAGTACAGACAGGCGGAGAACAGTTTAAACCGAAAGAACATTCATGACACACGGGTGCATTGCTGCCTGTATTTTATCTCATCTAGTGGACACGGGTAACAatctttgagtttttttttttaaaaccaatgGACCACTATGTAATAtgtataaattttcttttaaaacaagatGGTCATAATTTTGCTTTGTACCTTAGATTAGATTTAAGATTCATTACCTTTTCACCTGTTTTTCAGCatgattaaaggaaaaaatgaacaaggtttttttttcgtttatttGTTGTTTCAGCCTTAGACTGATTGATGTAGAGTTCATGAAGGCACTTCATAAGAAGGTCAACTTAGTGCCCGTGCTGGCTAAAGCAGACTGCCTTACCCGCTCCGAGATTCATCAAATGAAAACCAGGGTGAGAGCAATTTCAGATTCCTCGTAAAAGACTCTAGAATGTTACTTATGaggaattataataattaacattacatcttgtttttttttttcttcagattttGGAAGAGATTGATAGACACGAGATCGAGATCTACGACTTCCCAGAATGTGACTCGGACGACAATGAGCTTCGTAAAAAACACGACTTTGAAATAAAGGTACATGAAAGAAAACATATCATACATtgtaataacatacagtatatgtgatgCACCGCAAAAGGCCATGTATAGTCGTTCATTCTCATTGTGCTCTTTCAGAGAAGCATACCGTTCGCAGTAATCGGGAGCAACCTGATAGTGGAGCACAACGGCAGAAAGGTTCGAGCCCGTGTTTATCCGTGGGGTGTTGTCGAAGGTATGTGCTGCTGGATTGatcagctacagtatgtaaaacaaAACTTTGTCGCATTCATGCCTGAATTGCTTTCTTACTGTTGAACCACACTAGAATTTCTTTGGAAACTGCCCAAACCCACCTTAAtcggccataacattaacatcaca from Clarias gariepinus isolate MV-2021 ecotype Netherlands chromosome 19, CGAR_prim_01v2, whole genome shotgun sequence includes the following:
- the LOC128507935 gene encoding septin-5-like isoform X3; protein product: MDCSYFMVAGESGLGKSTLINSLFLTDLYKERCLYDAQERINKTVRITKKSVEIVENGVKLWLNIVDTPGFGDALDNTNSWKPVVDYIDQQFEQYRQAENSLNRKNIHDTRVHCCLYFISSSGHGLRLIDVEFMKALHKKVNLVPVLAKADCLTRSEIHQMKTRILEEIDRHEIEIYDFPECDSDDNELRKKHDFEIKRSIPFAVIGSNLIVEHNGRKVRARVYPWGVVEVENPAHCDFVRLRSMLVHTHMHDLKDTTADTLYENYRTQILCQKENAANLD
- the LOC128507935 gene encoding septin-5-like isoform X2, whose translation is MEPTDRKSTEDEEGTLPGFSYKLDITDAELVHKFVCTNTSLQDRSEESTCQDLPSDETKQDTERDPETQSTGILCYVSPLPMYKCVHQVDPSEDSTSPMLYTSCGCSHPCNTLKVQGTDLVGFSSLPCQVCRKAVKKGFDFTLMVVGESGLGKSTLINSLFLTDLYKERCLYDAQERINKTVRITKKSVEIVENGVKLWLNIVDTPGFGDALDNTNSWKPVVDYIDQQFEQYRQAENSLNRKNIHDTRVHCCLYFISSSGHGLRLIDVEFMKALHKKVNLVPVLAKADCLTRSEIHQMKTRILEEIDRHEIEIYDFPECDSDDNELRKKHDFEIKRSIPFAVIGSNLIVEHNGRKVRARVYPWGVVEVENPAHCDFVRLRSMLVHTHMHDLKDTTADTLYENYRTQILCQKENAANLD
- the LOC128507935 gene encoding septin-5-like isoform X1, with protein sequence MEPTDRKSTEDEEGTLPGFSYKLDITDAELVHKFVCTNTSLQDRSEESTCQDLPSDETKQDTERDPETQSTGILCYVSPLPMYKCVHQVDPSEDSTSPMLYTSCGCSHPCNTLKVQGTDLVGFSSLPCQVCRKAVKKGFDFTLMVVGESGLGKSTLINSLFLTDLYKERCLYDAQERINKTVRITKKSVEIVENGVKLWLNIVDTPGFGDALDNTNSWKPVVDYIDQQFEQYRQAENSLNRKNIHDTRVHCCLYFISSSGHGLRLIDVEFMKALHKKVNLVPVLAKADCLTRSEIHQMKTRILEEIDRHEIEIYDFPECDSDDNELRKKHDFEIKRSIPFAVIGSNLIVEHNGRKVRARVYPWGVVEVENPAHCDFVRLRSMLVHTHMHDLKDTTADTLYENYRTQILCQKENAANLVGSDARRSCL